Proteins found in one Mycoplasmopsis gallopavonis genomic segment:
- the secE gene encoding preprotein translocase subunit SecE, translated as MDNNQEIQFIKNEEQSKANSKKLRFFFRRIAKDIKRVRWPDSSTNSKNLVKILIFTVIFVLFVFVVSFAFQSLWNHWNI; from the coding sequence ATGGATAATAATCAAGAAATTCAATTTATTAAAAACGAAGAACAATCAAAAGCTAATTCTAAAAAACTAAGATTTTTCTTCCGGAGAATAGCTAAGGATATCAAAAGAGTAAGATGACCTGACTCTTCTACTAATTCAAAAAATTTAGTTAAAATTTTAATTTTCACAGTTATTTTTGTTCTTTTTGTATTTGTTGTTTCTTTTGCTTTCCAAAGCTTATGAAACCACTGAAATATCTAA
- the rlmB gene encoding 23S rRNA (guanosine(2251)-2'-O)-methyltransferase RlmB, protein MKQLIMCGKNSVLEAIKSKLQIQLIYLSKKENIKLIPKEYKIEIKDQSFMDQLTKENHQGFIALIEPIQFKDINYLISKKPQTTLLLDHIQDPHNLGAIIRTANAAGIKDLILPKENAASINETVLKIASGGIVGMNIYRVNSLSATISKLQKNGFWAYATVLDEKALPHTQVSYNDPSIIIVGNEGTGVSKSVLSVVDQTVYIKQYGNVQSLNVSVATGIILFDLVSRNESE, encoded by the coding sequence ATGAAACAATTAATAATGTGTGGTAAAAATTCTGTTTTAGAAGCAATTAAATCTAAATTGCAAATTCAACTAATTTATTTAAGCAAAAAGGAAAACATAAAGTTAATTCCTAAAGAATATAAAATAGAAATTAAAGATCAAAGCTTTATGGATCAATTAACCAAAGAAAATCATCAAGGTTTTATCGCTTTAATTGAACCTATTCAATTTAAAGATATTAATTATTTAATTAGCAAAAAACCTCAAACCACATTGCTTCTCGATCACATCCAAGATCCACATAATTTAGGTGCAATTATTCGAACCGCAAATGCAGCAGGAATAAAAGATTTAATTTTACCCAAAGAAAATGCAGCAAGCATTAATGAAACTGTTTTAAAAATTGCTTCTGGTGGTATTGTAGGAATGAATATTTATCGTGTAAATAGTTTAAGTGCAACAATTAGTAAATTGCAAAAAAATGGTTTTTGAGCTTATGCAACAGTCCTTGACGAAAAAGCTCTTCCACACACACAAGTTAGCTACAATGACCCGTCAATCATTATTGTCGGAAACGAAGGAACAGGAGTGTCAAAAAGTGTTCTTTCAGTTGTTGATCAAACAGTATATATCAAGCAATACGGAAATGTTCAATCATTAAATGTTTCAGTAGCCACCGGAATAATACTTTTTGACTTAGTAAGTCGTAATGAAAGTGAATAA
- a CDS encoding glycoside hydrolase family 1 protein, producing MKFPKNFLWGGAIAANQYEGFFDADGKGLSVSDALTGGNFKEPRRVSYKRNAQNFYPNATGVHGYKFFKEDIKMFAEMGFKTFRFSIAWTRIFPNGDDLQPNELGLEYYDQLIDELHKYKIESIVTISHYEMPLNLAIKYDGFKSRKTIDFFMNYVEVIFERYKNKVKYWLTFNEMNMPLLHNLGAFLSLGIIENNQDQISMNEWNVSLETKLQALHHQLLASAKAVNLAHTQYPQFKIGCMLLLATKYPFNSDPDNIIATQKLMNEQIYYIGDVLVRGEYPYFAQSFWKENNIKLNITAEDLVILKNGKVDFFTFSYYSTSVVETKGKAQKAEGGNFDFGMKNPYLESSDWGWQIDPQGLRYTLNELYARYQIPLLVSENGLGAKDQIDQNGEINDNYRIEYLDKHIQAMNQAIEDRVDLFGYTMWGCIDLVSATTGEYAKRYGFIYVNKHDDGSGEFQRKPKKSFYWYKKIIQENS from the coding sequence ATGAAATTTCCTAAAAATTTTCTATGAGGTGGTGCTATTGCAGCTAATCAGTATGAAGGATTTTTCGACGCAGATGGAAAAGGATTGTCTGTTTCAGATGCTTTAACTGGCGGTAATTTTAAAGAACCACGGAGAGTTTCGTACAAACGAAATGCTCAAAATTTTTATCCAAACGCAACAGGTGTGCATGGTTATAAGTTTTTTAAAGAAGATATTAAAATGTTCGCAGAAATGGGATTCAAAACCTTTCGTTTTTCAATTGCATGAACAAGAATTTTTCCTAATGGAGATGATCTACAACCAAACGAACTTGGCCTTGAATATTATGATCAATTAATTGATGAATTACACAAATATAAAATTGAGTCAATTGTGACAATTTCCCATTATGAAATGCCATTAAATTTAGCAATCAAATATGATGGTTTTAAAAGTCGAAAAACAATTGATTTCTTTATGAATTATGTTGAAGTAATTTTCGAAAGATACAAAAATAAAGTGAAATATTGACTAACCTTCAATGAAATGAATATGCCATTATTACATAATCTTGGAGCTTTTTTATCTTTAGGAATTATCGAAAATAATCAAGATCAAATTTCAATGAATGAATGAAATGTTAGTCTAGAAACAAAATTACAAGCACTTCATCATCAACTTTTAGCTTCAGCTAAAGCTGTAAATTTAGCTCACACTCAATATCCTCAATTTAAAATCGGTTGCATGCTCCTTCTTGCGACAAAATATCCATTTAACTCAGATCCAGATAATATCATCGCTACTCAAAAACTAATGAATGAACAAATTTATTACATCGGAGATGTGCTTGTTCGTGGGGAATATCCATATTTTGCTCAAAGTTTTTGAAAAGAAAACAACATCAAGTTAAATATCACTGCTGAGGATTTAGTGATTTTAAAAAACGGAAAAGTTGACTTTTTTACATTTAGTTATTATTCAACAAGTGTTGTCGAAACTAAAGGAAAAGCTCAAAAAGCAGAAGGTGGTAATTTTGATTTCGGGATGAAAAATCCTTACCTTGAAAGTAGTGACTGAGGATGACAAATCGATCCACAAGGTTTAAGATACACATTAAATGAATTATATGCTCGTTATCAAATTCCATTATTAGTATCAGAAAATGGTTTAGGAGCAAAAGATCAAATTGATCAAAATGGTGAAATTAATGATAATTATCGAATTGAATATTTAGATAAGCATATTCAAGCAATGAATCAAGCAATTGAAGATCGAGTTGATCTTTTTGGTTACACCATGTGAGGATGTATTGATCTTGTTTCTGCAACTACCGGTGAATATGCTAAGCGATATGGATTTATTTATGTTAATAAGCATGATGATGGAAGCGGAGAATTTCAAAGAAAACCTAAAAAATCATTTTATTGATATAAAAAAATCATTCAAGAAAACTCATAA
- the nusG gene encoding transcription termination/antitermination protein NusG — MNNFKWYMISTVRGKEDNVVESLNNRIFAEQVEKSFELEATDKGPFKIFKKPTLTAKELDKKIHGDAYKVKWINLYPGYIFAKMDMTDKAWFVVRNTQYVTGLVGSSGKGAKPTPVTNFEMKKMFKAEQDAIDLFNTGKNLLELKVGDLIEVIEGPYKGEIAPIEKLILEENMAVISIETFGKKTLVELSLDLLKLSE, encoded by the coding sequence ATGAATAATTTTAAATGATATATGATCTCAACAGTTAGAGGAAAAGAAGATAATGTTGTAGAATCTTTAAATAACCGTATTTTTGCAGAACAAGTTGAAAAAAGCTTTGAATTAGAAGCGACAGATAAAGGACCTTTTAAAATCTTTAAAAAACCAACTTTAACAGCTAAAGAACTTGATAAAAAAATTCACGGAGACGCTTATAAAGTAAAATGAATCAATTTATATCCAGGATACATTTTTGCTAAAATGGACATGACTGATAAAGCTTGATTTGTTGTGCGTAACACTCAATATGTAACAGGATTAGTTGGTTCTTCAGGTAAAGGAGCAAAACCAACACCAGTTACTAACTTTGAAATGAAAAAGATGTTTAAAGCTGAACAAGATGCTATCGATTTATTCAATACAGGAAAGAATTTATTAGAACTTAAAGTCGGAGACTTAATTGAAGTTATCGAAGGACCTTATAAAGGAGAAATTGCTCCAATTGAAAAATTAATTCTTGAAGAAAATATGGCAGTTATTTCTATTGAAACTTTTGGTAAAAAAACACTAGTTGAGCTTAGCTTAGACTTATTGAAATTAAGTGAATAA
- the rpmG gene encoding 50S ribosomal protein L33 — MNNNKVSLACEECKRKNYVKNKSGGNPTRLVVRKFCPNCKKQTNHKEEV; from the coding sequence ATGAATAATAATAAAGTGTCACTTGCATGTGAAGAATGCAAAAGAAAAAATTATGTGAAAAATAAAAGCGGAGGAAATCCTACAAGATTAGTTGTGCGTAAATTTTGCCCAAATTGCAAAAAGCAAACAAATCACAAAGAAGAAGTATAG
- the rplJ gene encoding 50S ribosomal protein L10 yields MSESKFRAIKREVVAEIAEKIQESHALAFAEYRGLTVAELQEFRKEAKALGVEVKVYKNRLFKIAAEKAGYADLANHLVGPNIFAFSQNDDMSAAKLLVNFAKKHKLMVVKAGTYEGKVIDAAGVKTVASLPTYEEALTILARSMMAPLQQMSLSLKLVSEGKTE; encoded by the coding sequence ATGTCAGAATCAAAATTTAGAGCAATCAAAAGAGAAGTTGTTGCTGAAATCGCTGAAAAAATTCAAGAATCTCACGCACTTGCTTTTGCAGAATATCGTGGATTAACTGTTGCTGAACTTCAAGAATTTAGAAAAGAAGCTAAAGCTCTTGGTGTTGAAGTTAAAGTTTACAAAAACAGATTATTCAAAATTGCTGCTGAAAAAGCTGGATATGCAGATTTAGCTAACCACTTAGTTGGACCTAACATTTTCGCATTTTCTCAAAATGACGATATGTCAGCTGCAAAATTATTAGTAAATTTTGCTAAAAAACACAAATTAATGGTTGTTAAAGCTGGTACATATGAAGGTAAAGTTATTGATGCTGCCGGAGTTAAAACAGTTGCTTCTCTTCCTACATACGAAGAAGCACTTACAATTCTTGCACGTTCAATGATGGCTCCTTTACAACAAATGTCATTATCACTTAAATTAGTAAGTGAAGGTAAAACAGAATAA
- a CDS encoding class I tRNA ligase family protein — translation MLKIYVCGPTVYNDVHIGNLRPIITFDLILKAARFLGQKFYFVHNITDIDDKIIQRAKQLQKTEQEVSLEYAQKYLNILNQFNVDTISELAYVTQNIETMNQFMQKLEKQQSAYQQDGNLWFDVEKYKEIYGQVSNQKLDNMIFEDSQHSKKFPADFALWKQTREGIKFDSFVGSGRPGWHTECSALINHFFKGESLDLHGGGMDLTFPHHENENIQFYALHKKPITKKWLRTGQINLNGLKMSKSLQNVFLADDFLKEYNPDVFKIIILLNGITSIINLDENTFNNSQKLLRKIKLIHFQAYLNNIEQAIFDKELVNSLISEVYNLNFSNFNKKLNDLIKEINKTNDATLIATLLQVSKILGFNFNKFNYQEYVDIFHKWKKHLENKEYQKADQFRAILIKEDLI, via the coding sequence ATGTTAAAAATATATGTATGTGGTCCAACCGTTTATAATGATGTTCATATCGGAAATTTACGTCCAATCATTACTTTTGATTTAATTTTAAAAGCTGCTCGCTTTCTTGGTCAGAAATTTTATTTTGTTCATAATATCACCGATATTGACGATAAAATTATTCAACGAGCCAAACAACTTCAAAAAACAGAGCAAGAAGTAAGTTTAGAATATGCACAAAAATATCTTAATATCTTAAACCAATTCAATGTTGATACAATAAGCGAACTTGCTTATGTTACTCAAAATATCGAAACAATGAATCAATTTATGCAAAAATTAGAAAAGCAACAAAGTGCATATCAACAAGATGGTAATTTATGATTTGATGTTGAAAAATATAAGGAAATTTACGGACAAGTTTCAAATCAAAAATTAGATAATATGATTTTTGAAGATTCCCAACATTCGAAAAAATTTCCTGCTGACTTTGCGTTATGAAAACAAACTAGAGAAGGAATTAAATTTGATTCTTTTGTTGGAAGTGGTCGTCCTGGGTGACACACCGAATGTAGTGCACTAATTAATCATTTCTTTAAAGGTGAAAGTTTAGACCTTCACGGAGGTGGTATGGATTTAACTTTTCCACACCACGAAAATGAAAACATACAATTTTACGCATTACACAAAAAACCAATTACTAAAAAATGATTGCGAACAGGTCAAATTAATCTTAATGGACTTAAAATGTCCAAATCGCTTCAAAATGTTTTTTTAGCAGATGATTTTTTGAAAGAATATAATCCAGATGTTTTTAAAATTATTATTCTGCTAAATGGAATTACAAGCATCATTAATTTGGATGAAAATACATTTAATAATTCACAGAAATTATTAAGAAAAATCAAATTAATTCACTTTCAAGCATATTTAAATAATATTGAACAAGCTATTTTTGACAAAGAATTAGTAAATTCACTTATTAGTGAAGTTTATAATCTAAATTTTAGTAACTTCAATAAGAAACTTAATGATTTAATCAAGGAAATTAACAAAACAAATGATGCAACTTTAATCGCAACTCTTCTTCAAGTTTCTAAAATTTTAGGATTTAATTTTAATAAATTCAATTATCAAGAATATGTAGATATTTTTCATAAGTGAAAAAAACACCTTGAAAACAAAGAGTACCAAAAAGCAGATCAATTTAGAGCTATTTTAATCAAGGAAGATTTAATTTAA
- the rplL gene encoding 50S ribosomal protein L7/L12, with amino-acid sequence MAKLTKETFIESLKEMSIKEVMELVEAMKEEFGIDPVAAVAVAAAPAEGGAEEKSSFKVVLKADNGKKVAIIKVVKDLLNVGLMDAKKIVDSLPAVLKEDVKADEAESMRAALVEAGADVSVE; translated from the coding sequence ATGGCTAAATTAACAAAAGAAACATTTATCGAATCATTAAAAGAAATGTCAATTAAAGAAGTTATGGAACTTGTTGAAGCAATGAAAGAAGAATTTGGTATCGACCCTGTTGCAGCAGTTGCTGTTGCAGCAGCACCTGCAGAAGGTGGAGCAGAAGAAAAATCAAGCTTCAAAGTTGTTTTAAAAGCAGATAACGGTAAAAAAGTTGCAATTATTAAAGTAGTTAAAGATCTTTTAAATGTAGGTCTTATGGATGCAAAGAAAATCGTTGACTCATTACCAGCAGTTCTTAAAGAAGATGTTAAAGCAGACGAAGCTGAATCAATGAGAGCAGCTTTAGTTGAAGCTGGTGCAGACGTTTCAGTTGAATAA